In Acidobacteriota bacterium, a single genomic region encodes these proteins:
- a CDS encoding HD domain-containing protein: protein MPKTAFRTLSVATWIAMVALGVVLYPSAKVSPLLLVASAALLLGAQTISVPAPSGGTVYLGLSVASATPMLTRDTVSTIVIFSVGMAGAWMVLTIRRSEAVERGSEFVAEVVALGAFALAYHGVDEWLVVWNGSRSLQVGVSILSAGLAWYLVRAALRSLTGLEEGDLSVRFLWLLALEDWTVVISLLASGAIFGFTFPSMGWWAFPISALPYLFSHSAFVRYHQTRVTYGQTIRALAQIPEVAGLAPGGHSSRTADLAVSIAREIGLHPDDVTLLEYAALMHDIGRITLNEPAILRAGYTEEDIAQWGAQIIAEAPYLEYVAQVVAVQHHPYQHHGAATDEDVPVLSRIIKVASAYDHATREAGFAPIDAMDQIHRGSDYEFDPRIADSLHRVLEHRGVLNGQDGTPLTPQS, encoded by the coding sequence ATGCCTAAAACTGCTTTCCGAACGTTGTCGGTTGCGACTTGGATCGCCATGGTTGCCCTTGGCGTCGTGTTGTACCCGAGCGCAAAGGTGAGCCCGTTGTTGCTGGTCGCGTCGGCTGCGTTGTTGCTGGGTGCGCAGACCATCTCGGTGCCGGCACCGTCGGGGGGAACGGTGTACCTTGGGCTGAGTGTTGCTTCTGCAACGCCGATGCTCACACGCGATACGGTGTCGACGATCGTGATCTTTTCGGTCGGGATGGCGGGCGCCTGGATGGTGCTTACCATCCGTAGGTCCGAGGCCGTCGAGCGCGGCAGCGAGTTTGTTGCCGAGGTAGTCGCTCTAGGGGCATTCGCACTGGCCTACCACGGTGTCGACGAGTGGCTTGTTGTATGGAACGGGTCGAGATCGCTCCAGGTAGGGGTGTCCATTCTTTCGGCAGGCCTCGCCTGGTACTTGGTGCGCGCGGCCCTGCGCTCTCTCACAGGTCTTGAGGAGGGCGATCTGTCGGTTCGATTTCTTTGGCTGCTGGCGCTGGAGGATTGGACCGTTGTAATTTCGCTGCTTGCCTCTGGAGCCATTTTTGGCTTTACGTTTCCATCTATGGGTTGGTGGGCGTTCCCTATCTCAGCGCTGCCGTACCTCTTTAGCCACTCCGCCTTTGTGCGATACCATCAGACTCGGGTCACCTACGGTCAGACGATCCGGGCGTTGGCTCAGATCCCTGAAGTGGCTGGACTTGCGCCCGGTGGGCATTCGTCGCGTACCGCAGACCTTGCCGTGTCGATCGCTCGGGAAATCGGCCTCCATCCTGACGATGTGACGCTGCTTGAGTACGCCGCGCTTATGCACGACATCGGACGGATCACGCTAAACGAACCGGCGATTCTGCGCGCTGGATACACCGAAGAGGACATCGCCCAATGGGGTGCCCAGATCATTGCGGAGGCACCGTATCTTGAGTATGTCGCTCAGGTCGTTGCGGTCCAGCACCATCCCTACCAGCATCACGGTGCAGCTACAGACGAGGACGTGCCGGTGTTGTCGAGGATCATCAAGGTAGCGAGCGCGTACGACCACGCGACTCGCGAAGCAGGTTTTGCACCGATCGATGCAATGGACCAGATTCATCGCGGATCTGACTATGAATTCGACCCGAGAATTGCGGACTCGCTACACCGGGTCCTTGAGCACCGCGGTGTTCTCAACGGCCAAGATGGAACACCGTTGACGCCGCAGAGTTAA
- a CDS encoding DUF5317 domain-containing protein: MLLLVFVLIVPVAIALLRGGNLGNFTDMFIRGWWLLFVGFGMQIAASVLDSDQRLLARILVLTSYVVLLGLVAANWTAPGMWMTGVGLLMNFTVIAVNGGMPVLPEAVELAGGTFSLPLGAKHVLLDTSTRLPFLADVLPMPGNVISLGDIFFAIGLGTLIEHHIRQPARLFRKGARTPPGSAARS; encoded by the coding sequence ATGCTGTTGCTGGTGTTCGTACTCATTGTTCCGGTTGCGATCGCGTTGTTGCGCGGAGGCAACCTTGGCAATTTTACGGACATGTTTATACGGGGGTGGTGGCTGCTTTTTGTCGGGTTTGGCATGCAGATAGCCGCCAGCGTCCTGGACTCTGACCAGCGGCTGCTCGCACGGATTCTGGTGCTCACCAGCTACGTCGTGCTCTTGGGCCTGGTTGCAGCCAACTGGACAGCGCCCGGTATGTGGATGACCGGGGTGGGACTACTGATGAATTTCACTGTCATCGCCGTCAACGGGGGCATGCCGGTGTTACCCGAAGCAGTCGAGCTCGCAGGGGGAACCTTCTCGCTACCGCTCGGCGCCAAGCACGTACTACTCGATACCTCGACACGCCTGCCGTTTCTCGCTGACGTCTTGCCAATGCCAGGAAACGTCATTTCGCTGGGTGATATTTTTTTCGCGATTGGTCTCGGAACGCTGATCGAGCACCACATCCGCCAGCCTGCCCGCCTCTTCAGAAAAGGAGCGCGAACTCCACCGGGGTCGGCCGCCAGATCGTGA
- a CDS encoding HD-GYP domain-containing protein has protein sequence MIDPLRQRRLRIRYAIALGVAGLLVLFTLFLVGGVPTAQSWGLWMLFAPVYLYLEWNALEVNDRLIASPGVMIAMTAALAIGPEDALVLVPLMVAIGPIAPTDVRLRRWFQPIVNFGQLTISAAVMVTILAIWLPEYPLERTDLWRVALVTIAGAGTYTFINFQAVTLIVRNVFGRRDVRPWSNLPSIVTPALGMGFVGGLLGAAYHLAGNGILPLIVIVFFVGHMTFASYAQLREAQESTLRGFIKALEAKDLYTRGHTERVAYFSELIGQKMGFNGTRLEGLRWAALIHDVGKLAVPRDLIRKNARLTREEYAQMQEHVHLVEDLLAAVDFLQPMVVFASNHHAHFDGAGYIGSHEHDVGNLPMEARILAVADSFDAMTSTRSYRVALSQPYAFAELRRNAGSQFDPEVVEVLIEVLTSRGEVYGSVDMVDDDEARRIAEEGWTNA, from the coding sequence GTGATCGACCCTCTTAGACAGCGACGGCTTCGGATCCGCTACGCAATCGCGCTCGGCGTTGCGGGTCTTCTTGTACTTTTTACTCTGTTTCTGGTCGGTGGCGTCCCCACGGCCCAAAGCTGGGGTCTGTGGATGCTCTTCGCTCCGGTGTATCTATACCTTGAATGGAATGCGCTGGAGGTCAATGATCGCTTAATCGCGTCACCAGGCGTCATGATCGCAATGACCGCTGCGTTGGCGATCGGCCCAGAAGACGCTTTGGTGTTGGTGCCTCTCATGGTTGCGATCGGACCCATTGCTCCAACAGATGTTCGCTTGCGGCGATGGTTCCAGCCGATTGTCAACTTCGGACAGTTGACGATTTCAGCAGCAGTGATGGTCACAATTCTCGCGATTTGGCTCCCCGAATACCCCCTTGAGCGAACTGATCTGTGGCGCGTCGCGCTGGTCACAATTGCGGGGGCAGGGACGTACACTTTTATCAACTTCCAAGCGGTCACATTGATCGTGCGCAATGTGTTTGGCCGCCGAGATGTGCGGCCCTGGTCCAATCTGCCAAGTATCGTGACGCCAGCGCTGGGGATGGGTTTTGTCGGCGGTCTTCTCGGTGCGGCCTACCACCTCGCAGGGAACGGGATTCTTCCCCTGATCGTGATCGTGTTCTTCGTCGGGCACATGACGTTTGCGTCGTACGCGCAGCTTCGCGAGGCGCAGGAGTCCACCTTGAGAGGTTTCATCAAGGCCCTGGAGGCAAAGGACCTCTACACGCGTGGGCACACCGAACGAGTCGCGTATTTTTCCGAACTCATCGGGCAGAAAATGGGCTTTAACGGGACTCGGTTGGAGGGTCTGAGGTGGGCTGCGCTGATCCACGATGTCGGGAAGCTTGCCGTGCCCCGCGACTTGATTCGTAAGAATGCCCGGCTCACCCGGGAGGAATACGCCCAGATGCAAGAGCATGTGCATCTGGTGGAAGACCTGTTGGCGGCCGTCGACTTCCTCCAGCCGATGGTCGTCTTCGCATCGAACCATCACGCCCACTTTGATGGCGCCGGCTACATCGGCTCACACGAGCACGATGTTGGGAATCTGCCAATGGAGGCCCGGATCCTGGCTGTCGCGGACTCGTTCGACGCAATGACAAGCACCCGTTCGTATCGGGTGGCATTGTCGCAGCCGTACGCATTCGCCGAGCTGCGACGTAACGCTGGTTCGCAGTTTGACCCCGAGGTTGTAGAGGTTCTCATCGAGGTATTGACTTCGAGGGGCGAGGTGTACGGTTCTGTGGACATGGTGGACGATGACGAGGCGCGTCGCATTGCCGAGGAGGGGTGGACGAATGCCTAA
- a CDS encoding enoyl-CoA hydratase/isomerase family protein: MEVPVVRYESGGGRCTITIDDPDRHNPMSAEVMVDLVGAVRRAADDGDVRVIVITGAGDKSFSAGGDLAGGFVDTPLTGHEGRGALVALFRSLRRCGKPTIARVNGHALGGGFGLAAACDITIASERATFGTPEVNIGLWPMMISAVLKPLVPRKALLDMMMTGRRFSADEALQMGIATRVVPHEELDHEVDKTVDALLAVSPSVLALGKDSFYAFADVGFDAALDSLHIGLTALATTDDAQEGVRAFVEKRSPEWRGT, translated from the coding sequence GTGGAGGTACCCGTGGTCCGTTACGAAAGTGGCGGTGGTCGTTGCACGATCACTATTGACGATCCTGATCGGCACAACCCGATGTCGGCAGAGGTCATGGTCGACCTTGTCGGTGCGGTCCGAAGGGCTGCCGACGACGGCGACGTGCGGGTGATCGTGATAACGGGTGCCGGTGACAAGAGTTTTTCTGCCGGAGGTGATCTTGCTGGCGGGTTCGTCGACACTCCGCTCACCGGTCATGAAGGACGCGGTGCGTTGGTGGCGCTTTTTCGGAGTCTTCGGCGGTGTGGGAAACCAACGATTGCCCGGGTAAATGGCCATGCCTTGGGCGGAGGTTTCGGGCTTGCTGCCGCGTGTGACATCACGATCGCCTCGGAGCGTGCAACCTTTGGGACCCCGGAGGTGAACATCGGTCTGTGGCCCATGATGATTTCTGCCGTCCTCAAACCACTCGTGCCTCGCAAGGCGCTGCTAGACATGATGATGACCGGTCGCCGGTTTAGCGCTGACGAAGCGTTGCAGATGGGCATTGCGACGCGGGTCGTTCCGCACGAGGAGCTTGATCACGAAGTGGACAAAACCGTTGATGCCCTGCTTGCAGTGAGTCCGTCGGTGTTGGCTCTCGGCAAGGATTCCTTTTACGCCTTTGCGGATGTGGGGTTCGATGCGGCTCTTGACTCTCTCCATATCGGCTTAACAGCATTGGCAACGACCGATGATGCCCAAGAAGGAGTTCGCGCGTTTGTCGAGAAACGCAGCCCCGAGTGGCGGGGTACGTGA